Proteins found in one Methylobacter sp. S3L5C genomic segment:
- a CDS encoding YcgN family cysteine cluster protein: MSFWKTKKLPEMTNEEWESLCDNCGKCCLHKLEDEDTGEIVFTNVACKLINLKTCRCTRYSERTRLVPECLNLKQDDFTQFHWLPSTCAYRLLNDGKDLPKWHPLISGNAASVKKAGVSIRRYAIKESVGMDLEDHIIEWLD, encoded by the coding sequence ATGAGCTTTTGGAAAACCAAGAAACTGCCTGAAATGACTAACGAAGAATGGGAGTCATTGTGTGATAACTGTGGTAAATGTTGTTTACATAAGCTTGAGGATGAGGATACCGGTGAAATAGTGTTCACCAATGTTGCTTGTAAGCTTATTAATTTAAAGACCTGTCGATGTACTCGCTATAGCGAACGTACCCGATTGGTTCCTGAATGTTTAAATTTAAAACAAGATGACTTTACGCAATTTCATTGGTTGCCTTCGACTTGTGCATACCGCTTACTCAACGATGGTAAAGATTTGCCAAAATGGCATCCGCTAATATCGGGAAATGCTGCCAGTGTTAAAAAAGCGGGTGTTTCAATTAGACGATATGCGATCAAAGAATCTGTTGGGATGGATTTGGAAGACCACATTATTGAATGGCTGGATTAA
- a CDS encoding MerR family transcriptional regulator — MTGINDDSAQYLISTVSKRSGVKSDLVRAWERRYQAVTPSRTSGGHRVYTDQDIARLKLLNEATSNGHSISQIAQFSLDDLKKLIKNEPNAITKTFSRDQPLAADRIYLTEDYIEKCYAAVLAFDAKALESHFENAIVELGTEVFIEHLLTPLLSKIGERWKLGELRPVHEHMTSSVIRSLTYILRNNNPCAANAPRMIVSTPIGQLHELGALLAAIMAELSGWQVTYLGANLPAEEIAAGVKYINACALTLSLSFATDDHVVAKELRRLKKLVGSNVAIIVGGRAAGHFQAVLNEVGVLNIEGYAHFRQILDQLALENLDQEVDTV; from the coding sequence ATGACTGGTATTAATGATGACTCAGCGCAATATTTAATTAGTACCGTTTCGAAAAGATCAGGGGTTAAATCTGATCTTGTCAGAGCTTGGGAACGTCGCTATCAGGCTGTAACACCTTCACGCACCTCAGGTGGGCATCGGGTTTACACCGATCAGGATATTGCCCGCCTAAAATTACTCAATGAGGCCACCAGCAACGGCCATAGTATCAGTCAAATTGCTCAATTTTCTCTTGATGATCTAAAAAAACTCATAAAAAATGAACCCAATGCAATAACAAAAACGTTTAGTCGTGATCAGCCTTTGGCTGCCGACAGAATTTATCTTACCGAAGATTATATTGAAAAATGCTATGCTGCAGTTTTAGCTTTCGATGCCAAAGCACTGGAATCTCACTTTGAAAATGCAATTGTAGAGCTGGGGACTGAAGTATTTATTGAGCACTTGCTGACGCCTTTGTTAAGCAAGATTGGTGAGCGCTGGAAATTAGGGGAGTTGAGGCCGGTTCATGAACATATGACTTCATCAGTGATTCGTTCCTTGACTTATATTTTGCGTAACAACAATCCATGTGCTGCCAATGCACCCAGGATGATTGTTAGTACACCGATTGGCCAATTGCATGAATTAGGTGCCTTACTGGCCGCTATTATGGCAGAACTTAGCGGTTGGCAGGTGACTTACCTGGGGGCGAATTTACCGGCTGAAGAAATTGCCGCCGGAGTGAAATATATCAATGCCTGTGCATTAACGCTTAGTCTTAGCTTTGCTACCGATGATCATGTTGTGGCAAAAGAACTAAGACGACTTAAAAAACTGGTGGGTAGTAACGTTGCAATTATTGTCGGAGGTCGCGCTGCGGGTCATTTTCAAGCGGTTTTAAATGAAGTTGGTGTGTTAAATATTGAAGGTTATGCACATTTTAGACAAATTCTGGATCAACTGGCTTTAGAAAATCTTGATCAGGAAGTTGATACGGTATGA
- a CDS encoding NAD+ synthase, whose protein sequence is MSLKIALAQINFLVGNIAANVDQIIEAAVYARDHLHADMIVFPELTITGYPAEDLLLRADFIAAANNAIYQLADRIADIALVVGFPEHDGDKLYNSAVVLHQGVMLACYRKQELPNYGVFDEQRYFTAGNQPCVFEFNGTFIGLTICEDVWKSGIIDANKQAGAELLLTLNASPFNSGKIHQREAIICQQVKAAKIPLIYVNQVGGQDELIFDGASFVADSQGYIVFRAEEFKEQISVIDFDDNHPVTSTCAPLYNEISSEYQALVLGIKDYVRKNGFQGAILGLSGGIDSALVLALAVDALGPDKVEAVLMPSRYTQDMSNEDAVFQAETLGVKYHTIPIEPAVNAFTGMLAEIFKDTTKDTTEENIQARCRGVILMALSNKQGKLLLTTGNKSEMSVGYATLYGDMAGGFAPIKDVPKLLAYQLARYRNTLSEVIPERVITRPPSAELAADQIDADSLPPYEVLDPILERYVELDQSAEEIIAAGFRREDVTRAINLVDRNEYKRRQSPPGIRITSRAFGRDRRYPITSGYRGI, encoded by the coding sequence ATGTCACTAAAAATCGCACTTGCACAAATCAATTTCCTGGTTGGTAATATAGCCGCAAACGTTGATCAGATCATCGAAGCAGCTGTTTATGCCCGTGATCATTTACATGCAGATATGATCGTCTTTCCAGAACTGACTATTACCGGCTATCCGGCAGAAGACCTGCTATTGCGCGCTGATTTTATTGCCGCAGCCAATAATGCCATTTATCAACTTGCCGACCGTATTGCCGACATTGCCTTGGTAGTGGGTTTTCCGGAACATGACGGTGATAAGCTTTACAACAGCGCAGTGGTTTTACATCAAGGCGTTATGCTCGCCTGTTACCGTAAACAGGAATTACCTAATTACGGGGTGTTTGATGAGCAACGCTATTTCACTGCCGGAAATCAACCCTGTGTATTTGAGTTTAATGGCACTTTCATTGGCCTGACGATTTGCGAAGATGTTTGGAAAAGCGGCATTATTGATGCTAATAAACAAGCAGGTGCAGAATTACTGCTAACACTCAATGCCTCACCGTTTAATTCGGGAAAAATCCATCAACGCGAAGCCATTATTTGTCAGCAGGTTAAGGCCGCCAAAATTCCTCTGATCTATGTTAATCAAGTAGGCGGTCAGGATGAGTTAATTTTTGACGGCGCCTCATTTGTTGCTGATTCACAAGGCTACATTGTCTTTCGTGCCGAAGAATTTAAAGAGCAAATCAGTGTCATTGATTTTGACGACAACCATCCGGTAACCAGTACCTGCGCGCCCCTTTACAATGAAATTTCCAGTGAGTATCAGGCCCTGGTACTGGGTATTAAAGATTATGTCCGTAAGAACGGTTTTCAAGGTGCCATTTTAGGCTTGTCCGGTGGCATTGATTCAGCACTGGTTTTGGCGTTGGCGGTTGATGCGCTGGGGCCTGATAAAGTTGAAGCAGTGTTAATGCCCTCCCGTTACACGCAAGACATGAGTAATGAAGATGCCGTATTTCAAGCTGAAACACTGGGTGTGAAATACCACACAATCCCTATAGAACCAGCAGTTAATGCATTTACGGGCATGTTGGCAGAGATTTTTAAAGATACCACCAAAGATACCACCGAAGAAAATATTCAGGCGCGTTGTCGTGGGGTCATTTTAATGGCACTCTCCAATAAACAAGGCAAACTGTTACTAACTACCGGTAATAAAAGCGAAATGAGTGTAGGTTATGCAACGCTTTACGGTGATATGGCCGGTGGCTTTGCACCTATTAAGGATGTCCCTAAACTATTGGCTTATCAATTGGCCCGCTATCGTAATACTTTGTCCGAAGTAATCCCCGAGAGAGTCATTACCCGCCCGCCATCAGCTGAATTGGCAGCTGATCAAATTGATGCCGACTCTTTACCGCCTTATGAAGTTTTAGACCCCATACTGGAGCGTTATGTAGAGCTGGATCAATCCGCTGAAGAAATCATTGCCGCCGGATTCAGGCGCGAAGATGTCACCAGAGCCATTAATCTGGTTGATAGAAATGAATATAAACGCAGGCAATCTCCTCCCGGCATCAGAATTACCAGCCGAGCATTCGGACGCGATCGACGTTATCCCATTACCTCAGGCTACCGGGGTATTTAG
- a CDS encoding YebC/PmpR family DNA-binding transcriptional regulator: MGRAYQNRKVSMAKTSDTKAKVYSKYGREIYVCAKAGGVDPDGNLALRGLIDRAKKDQVPTHVIEKAVEKAKGGGGEDFAPARYEGFGPGGCMVIIDCLTDNPNRTFGDVRQCFTKTKCKIGTQGVVSHMFDHAAILAFQNNDEDAVLDALLTADVDVTDIESDNGKVTVFTPQADYFKAKQALMDSLGKIDFEVDEIQFLPRTVTAISGDDLELFEKFLDMLNELDDVQNIYHDAEY; encoded by the coding sequence ATGGGTAGAGCCTATCAAAACCGTAAAGTGTCTATGGCCAAAACGTCTGATACCAAGGCAAAGGTCTACAGTAAATATGGCCGTGAAATCTATGTATGCGCTAAAGCCGGCGGTGTCGATCCGGATGGTAATTTGGCATTACGGGGTCTGATTGATCGGGCCAAGAAAGATCAGGTACCAACCCATGTTATTGAAAAAGCCGTCGAGAAAGCCAAAGGCGGTGGCGGTGAAGATTTCGCCCCTGCCCGATATGAAGGTTTTGGTCCAGGTGGTTGCATGGTGATTATTGATTGTCTGACCGACAACCCTAACCGTACTTTCGGTGATGTGCGCCAGTGTTTTACCAAAACCAAATGTAAAATTGGTACTCAAGGTGTGGTTAGCCATATGTTTGATCATGCCGCTATTTTGGCATTTCAAAATAATGATGAGGATGCTGTTCTTGATGCCTTGCTAACGGCCGATGTGGATGTTACCGATATTGAAAGCGATAATGGCAAAGTCACGGTCTTTACGCCCCAGGCTGATTACTTTAAGGCCAAGCAAGCCTTAATGGATTCGTTAGGCAAGATTGATTTTGAGGTCGACGAAATTCAATTTTTGCCAAGAACTGTGACGGCTATTAGCGGTGATGATCTGGAATTGTTTGAAAAATTTTTGGATATGCTTAATGAATTGGATGACGTACAGAACATTTATCATGATGCTGAGTATTGA
- the mgtE gene encoding magnesium transporter — MQTSEKIHSAQFLEHQLQDVITLLEKQQLEKSLVQRGPGANHELVEAILQNQHQVRLQEKFALLRPADIAFILESLPLDQRKTLWDAIKNQHDGQVLLEVSDAVRQTLISGMEAEELATVAGKLNTDEIADLAADLPKRTMLKILRSLNSKDRQHLNAILSYQDNQVGALMDFGMITIRADLNLKAIIAYIRKLGKLPSHTDKLFVVDQYDKVEGILPLQRLLTHLPSRQVSDVMVTDFIRFQIDQDTAEAARAFERYDLISAPVVDSNGKLQGRLCVDNILDFIREKTDEDLLTQAGVGEEEDLFSSVWKSARNRWGWLLINIATAFASTRIIGVFEDIILQLVALASLMPIIAAMGGNTGNQTSMLIIRSLALGQITPSNIKRLIKKELTLAVINGTFIGLIMGLLSLLLYEDIALSAVMTTAMFINLLVAVVVGLAIPLLRHKFGKDPAVGTSVILTAITDSMGFFIFLGLASLFLIK; from the coding sequence ATGCAAACTTCTGAAAAAATTCATTCTGCACAGTTTCTGGAGCATCAGCTACAGGATGTCATTACCCTGCTGGAAAAGCAGCAGTTGGAAAAATCCCTCGTTCAGCGTGGCCCTGGAGCCAATCACGAACTGGTTGAAGCGATATTACAAAATCAGCATCAAGTTCGTCTTCAGGAAAAATTTGCCCTTTTACGTCCGGCAGATATTGCTTTTATTCTTGAATCGTTGCCCCTGGATCAGCGTAAGACGTTATGGGATGCGATTAAAAACCAACATGATGGACAAGTTTTACTGGAAGTATCTGATGCGGTTCGGCAAACGCTCATTTCAGGTATGGAAGCAGAAGAACTGGCAACAGTCGCCGGTAAATTAAATACCGATGAAATAGCAGATCTTGCAGCAGACCTTCCCAAGAGAACCATGCTAAAGATTCTCCGGTCGTTAAACAGTAAGGATCGTCAGCATTTAAATGCCATTCTGTCTTACCAGGATAATCAGGTCGGTGCGCTGATGGATTTTGGCATGATTACCATACGCGCTGATCTCAATCTAAAAGCGATTATTGCTTATATCCGCAAGCTCGGCAAACTGCCCAGTCACACCGATAAATTATTTGTGGTCGATCAGTACGATAAAGTTGAGGGTATCTTGCCACTACAACGCTTATTAACGCATCTGCCGTCCCGGCAGGTTTCTGATGTTATGGTGACTGACTTTATTCGCTTTCAGATTGATCAGGATACCGCAGAAGCGGCAAGGGCATTTGAACGTTATGACTTAATCTCTGCTCCGGTGGTCGATAGTAACGGTAAGCTTCAGGGACGGCTTTGTGTCGATAATATACTGGATTTTATTCGCGAAAAAACGGATGAAGACCTATTGACTCAGGCGGGTGTTGGCGAAGAAGAAGATTTGTTTTCCAGTGTCTGGAAAAGTGCCAGAAATCGCTGGGGTTGGTTATTAATCAATATTGCAACAGCCTTTGCTTCAACCCGTATTATTGGAGTATTTGAAGATATTATATTGCAACTGGTTGCTCTGGCATCATTGATGCCGATTATTGCAGCGATGGGCGGTAATACCGGCAATCAAACCAGTATGCTGATTATTCGATCATTGGCATTAGGACAAATCACGCCAAGTAATATTAAGCGCTTGATAAAAAAAGAACTCACTCTTGCCGTTATTAACGGTACTTTTATTGGCTTGATTATGGGTCTGTTGAGTCTGCTGCTTTATGAGGACATAGCACTTTCTGCAGTGATGACAACCGCCATGTTTATTAATCTGTTAGTTGCTGTGGTGGTCGGTCTTGCCATTCCATTGCTACGGCATAAATTTGGTAAAGATCCTGCAGTAGGCACCAGCGTTATATTAACTGCTATTACCGACTCAATGGGGTTCTTTATTTTTCTTGGGTTGGCGAGTTTGTTTTTAATTAAATAG
- the proB gene encoding glutamate 5-kinase — translation MSRHDFTNVKRVVVKIGSSLLTKGGLGLDKVAITAWVKQMAGLRQQSIDVVLVSSGSVAEGMSRLGLKVRPKLLHELQAAASVGQMGLVRTFDDNFQQHGLQAAQVLLTHDDLSNRQRYLNARSTLLTLLKFGVVPVINENDAVATEEIRFGDNDTLAALVANLVEAELLIILTDQQGLFTGDPGLYPDAKLISEISVNDDRLEKMAGDSRSGLGRGGMYTKVRAARLAARSGAATVVAAGAVDNVIAEVISGVNLGTYFLPDIEPLVARKRWLAGQLQVKGQLVLDAGAVKVLKGAGKSLLAVGVIAVSGQFERGELVSCLDESGLEIARGLVNYGNMDAQLIAGKSSSEFEKILGYADDSEMIHRDNMVLV, via the coding sequence GTGAGCAGGCATGATTTTACCAATGTTAAGCGAGTTGTTGTAAAGATAGGTAGTTCTTTACTAACCAAAGGCGGACTAGGGCTTGATAAAGTGGCCATTACTGCCTGGGTTAAGCAAATGGCGGGCTTAAGGCAGCAATCAATTGATGTGGTGCTGGTCTCTTCAGGTTCAGTGGCTGAGGGTATGAGTCGTTTGGGCTTGAAGGTAAGGCCAAAGCTGTTGCATGAGTTACAAGCGGCAGCGTCAGTCGGTCAGATGGGGTTGGTGCGAACTTTTGATGATAATTTTCAGCAACATGGCTTACAGGCAGCGCAAGTATTGCTAACGCATGATGATTTGTCTAACCGGCAGCGTTATTTAAATGCCCGTAGCACCTTATTGACCTTGTTAAAGTTTGGCGTAGTGCCCGTTATTAATGAAAACGATGCCGTTGCTACTGAAGAAATTCGTTTTGGTGATAATGATACTTTGGCGGCATTGGTTGCCAATCTGGTTGAGGCAGAGTTATTAATTATTCTGACCGACCAACAAGGTTTATTTACCGGTGATCCTGGTTTGTATCCTGACGCAAAATTAATTTCCGAGATTAGCGTTAATGATGATCGACTGGAAAAAATGGCCGGTGATAGCCGTAGTGGCTTGGGTCGGGGCGGTATGTATACTAAAGTCCGCGCGGCGCGCCTGGCAGCCAGATCAGGTGCTGCAACCGTGGTTGCGGCGGGTGCCGTTGATAATGTCATTGCTGAAGTAATTTCAGGCGTTAATCTCGGAACTTATTTTTTACCGGATATTGAGCCTTTGGTTGCAAGAAAGCGCTGGCTTGCCGGTCAGTTGCAAGTTAAAGGGCAGTTGGTTCTTGATGCTGGCGCAGTTAAGGTATTAAAAGGTGCCGGTAAAAGTCTGCTTGCTGTTGGTGTTATAGCGGTTTCAGGCCAGTTTGAGCGGGGCGAATTGGTCTCTTGTCTGGATGAAAGTGGCTTGGAGATTGCTCGTGGACTGGTTAATTATGGCAATATGGATGCCCAATTAATAGCCGGTAAGAGCAGTTCGGAATTTGAGAAAATTCTCGGTTATGCGGATGATTCGGAAATGATACACCGGGATAATATGGTGTTGGTTTAG
- the cgtA gene encoding Obg family GTPase CgtA: MRFIDEAEVRVEAGDGGNGTIGFRREKYIPMGGPDGGDGGDGGSVYLIAVENVNTLVDFRYHAVHRAQRGQNGMSRNCTGRKGEDCYVQVPLGTKVSDLETGEVIGDLTEVDETLLVAKGGFHGLGNTRFKSSVNRAPQKASKGSEGEHRVLVLELTLIADVGLLGMPNAGKSSLIRSVSSATPKVADYPFTTLHPNLGVVSVDDLRSFVIADIPGVIEGAAEGAGLGLQFLKHLSRTGLLLHLVDVVPYESMDTPVEAARKIIHEVEKWSDDLANKPRWLVLNKIDRLPYDEIDERCQAIVDELGWTAPVFKIAAINGKGTRDLMFAIMNFLEEQRRNDSEQA; the protein is encoded by the coding sequence ATGAGATTTATTGACGAAGCGGAAGTTCGTGTAGAGGCGGGTGATGGTGGTAACGGTACTATTGGCTTTCGGCGTGAAAAGTATATCCCTATGGGTGGACCTGATGGCGGAGATGGCGGCGATGGCGGCAGTGTCTATTTAATTGCAGTGGAGAATGTCAACACACTGGTGGATTTTAGATATCATGCCGTACATAGGGCGCAGCGTGGCCAAAATGGCATGAGTCGTAATTGTACCGGTAGAAAAGGTGAAGACTGCTATGTGCAGGTTCCACTGGGAACGAAAGTGTCTGATTTGGAAACCGGCGAAGTTATTGGTGATTTAACTGAAGTTGACGAAACTTTACTGGTTGCTAAAGGCGGATTTCATGGCTTGGGTAACACCCGTTTTAAAAGTAGTGTTAACAGGGCACCGCAAAAAGCCAGTAAAGGTTCTGAAGGCGAGCATCGCGTACTTGTTTTGGAGTTGACCTTAATTGCCGATGTCGGCTTGTTGGGAATGCCTAACGCCGGTAAATCCAGCTTGATACGCTCGGTATCATCGGCAACACCCAAAGTCGCTGATTACCCGTTTACCACTTTGCACCCTAATTTGGGTGTGGTTAGTGTTGATGATTTGCGCAGTTTTGTTATTGCTGATATTCCGGGTGTTATTGAAGGTGCAGCGGAAGGTGCAGGTCTCGGTTTGCAATTTCTTAAGCATCTGTCCCGTACCGGATTATTGTTACATCTGGTGGATGTAGTGCCATACGAGAGTATGGATACGCCGGTAGAGGCAGCAAGAAAAATTATTCATGAAGTTGAAAAATGGAGTGATGATTTGGCCAATAAGCCGCGTTGGTTGGTATTAAATAAAATTGACAGATTGCCGTATGATGAAATAGATGAGCGTTGCCAAGCGATTGTTGATGAATTGGGCTGGACTGCTCCCGTATTTAAAATAGCGGCAATTAATGGCAAGGGTACAAGAGACTTAATGTTTGCCATTATGAACTTTTTGGAAGAACAGCGACGGAACGACAGTGAGCAGGCATGA
- the rpmA gene encoding 50S ribosomal protein L27 — translation MAHKKAGGSTRNGRDSNAKRLGVKHYGGELVTAGHIIVRQRGTRFHPGNNVGCGKDHTLFATADGRVLFEVKGPKSRKFISIVAA, via the coding sequence ATGGCTCATAAGAAAGCTGGTGGTAGTACCCGTAACGGACGTGATTCTAATGCAAAACGCTTGGGCGTTAAGCATTACGGTGGAGAGTTGGTGACAGCAGGACACATTATTGTTCGTCAACGTGGAACCCGGTTTCACCCAGGAAATAATGTAGGATGTGGAAAAGATCATACCTTGTTTGCTACGGCAGATGGTAGAGTGCTTTTTGAAGTTAAAGGTCCTAAAAGCCGTAAATTTATCAGTATTGTTGCTGCATAA
- the rplU gene encoding 50S ribosomal protein L21, producing the protein MYAVIQTGGKQYRVEEGTYLKIEKLELGTGDSIEFDKVLMIQTDGAVKVGLPFIEGGKVTAVVLSQGRHDKIKIIKFRRRKHHMKQMGHRQYYTEIQITGISA; encoded by the coding sequence ATGTATGCGGTAATTCAAACAGGTGGTAAACAGTACCGCGTCGAAGAAGGTACTTACTTAAAAATAGAAAAACTGGAGCTGGGCACAGGCGACAGCATTGAATTTGATAAAGTGCTAATGATTCAAACAGACGGCGCTGTTAAAGTCGGCCTGCCTTTTATTGAAGGCGGCAAGGTTACAGCGGTTGTTTTGTCTCAAGGTAGACATGATAAAATCAAAATAATCAAATTCAGAAGACGCAAGCACCATATGAAACAAATGGGGCATCGTCAATACTATACAGAAATCCAGATTACTGGCATTTCTGCTTAA